A genomic segment from Candidatus Brocadia sinica JPN1 encodes:
- a CDS encoding pyridoxal phosphate-dependent aminotransferase, producing MSISLKVKEGIAASSWIVNIFEGRSQVVSEEKEVCDFRLGNPKIEPPSEFVEELKKVANNPFPGMHGYSALAGHVQAREVIAQTLSKERGLNFTAQHVIMTAGGAGALNIILKAILNPGDEVIVLSPLYLEYPYYIDNHGGVCCMVETNADFTLNIDKVAAKINPRTKAIIINSPNNPSGMIYSDESLKSTARLLNEKNRQFGKDIFLIYDAAYQDIVYDGNKVPDIFNIYSNTIFAASYSKPLSIPGERIGYAAVHPAIKNPGELIEALTFANRVLGYLSAPVLMQHVITNLQGVCVDRAEYQERRDMFCNALQDFGYSFVRPMGAYYIFPETPGDDLVFTQELAKEGILVLPGKSFGRSGYIRIAFCVKKETIKKSLPGFKKVKRLFQP from the coding sequence ATGTCAATATCTCTTAAAGTAAAAGAAGGAATCGCCGCTTCGTCCTGGATTGTGAATATCTTTGAGGGTCGTTCTCAAGTTGTTTCTGAAGAGAAGGAAGTGTGTGATTTTAGGCTGGGAAACCCGAAGATAGAACCACCTTCAGAGTTTGTTGAGGAATTGAAGAAGGTTGCAAATAATCCCTTTCCAGGGATGCATGGCTATTCAGCTTTGGCAGGACATGTTCAGGCACGGGAGGTAATCGCTCAAACGCTGTCAAAAGAAAGAGGCCTGAATTTCACTGCGCAGCATGTAATTATGACTGCTGGCGGCGCAGGCGCATTAAATATCATTTTGAAAGCAATTTTGAATCCCGGTGATGAAGTCATTGTTTTGTCACCGCTCTACCTGGAATATCCTTACTATATTGATAACCATGGAGGCGTTTGTTGCATGGTTGAAACAAATGCAGATTTTACCTTAAACATTGATAAGGTCGCAGCAAAGATAAATCCCCGCACAAAGGCGATTATCATAAACTCGCCGAATAATCCGTCCGGGATGATTTACTCTGATGAGAGTTTGAAATCTACTGCACGGCTTCTGAACGAGAAAAACCGACAGTTCGGGAAAGATATTTTTTTGATTTATGATGCGGCGTACCAGGACATCGTCTACGATGGCAATAAAGTTCCTGATATCTTTAATATCTATTCGAATACCATTTTTGCGGCTTCGTATTCCAAACCGCTTTCGATTCCGGGGGAAAGGATAGGCTATGCGGCAGTCCATCCTGCAATAAAAAATCCTGGAGAACTTATCGAGGCCCTGACCTTTGCGAATCGCGTTCTTGGCTATCTGAGCGCCCCTGTCCTTATGCAACACGTTATTACAAACCTTCAGGGTGTTTGTGTGGACAGGGCCGAATATCAGGAAAGAAGGGATATGTTTTGTAATGCCCTGCAGGATTTTGGTTATTCATTTGTACGACCAATGGGGGCGTATTATATCTTTCCCGAAACTCCCGGAGATGACCTTGTATTTACGCAAGAACTAGCTAAAGAGGGAATACTGGTGCTTCCGGGGAAGAGTTTTGGAAGAAGTGGATACATCAGGATTGCATTCTGCGTGAAGAAAGAAACCATTAAAAAATCGCTTCCTGGATTCAAAAAGGTTAAAAGACTTTTTCAGCCGTAA
- a CDS encoding prepilin peptidase encodes MFIFFVLGLTIGSFLNVCIYRIPGKKSLVLPRSFCPDCHTPIRWYDNIPVFSYLLLWGRCRVCKAKISVRYLCVELLTGYIFAHLYVFVQYRHESPCIFIGYAVLSCALIISTFVDIELLVIPNEVTFVGIPLALIFSVLCPGLHNEQQTLRNFSLVGISRPDTAIASALGMLVGGGLIFLCSVLGKWIFRKDAMGFGDVKLMGMVGGIVGWKLAVAIFFVAPFFGLFMGIPVLLFKKTHLIPYGPFLSLATLVCIFFQDYFLGIINVYIQLLTVVFTGFHS; translated from the coding sequence GTGTTCATATTTTTTGTTCTGGGATTAACGATAGGCAGTTTTTTGAATGTCTGTATCTATCGAATTCCCGGGAAAAAATCACTGGTATTGCCGCGTTCATTTTGCCCGGATTGCCATACACCCATCCGGTGGTATGATAATATACCTGTCTTCAGTTACCTGCTGTTATGGGGACGTTGCAGGGTCTGTAAGGCTAAAATATCAGTACGTTATCTATGTGTAGAGTTGCTGACAGGGTATATATTTGCGCATCTGTATGTTTTTGTTCAGTACAGACATGAATCGCCATGTATTTTTATCGGGTATGCGGTTCTTTCCTGTGCCCTGATTATATCGACCTTTGTGGACATTGAGTTACTAGTCATTCCCAACGAGGTTACGTTTGTAGGTATTCCTCTTGCCCTTATTTTCAGTGTGCTGTGTCCGGGTTTGCATAATGAACAACAGACCCTGAGAAATTTTTCACTGGTTGGTATCAGTAGGCCGGATACAGCAATCGCATCCGCATTGGGGATGCTTGTTGGCGGGGGACTGATATTTCTTTGCAGTGTTTTAGGAAAATGGATATTCAGGAAGGATGCCATGGGTTTTGGAGACGTGAAACTCATGGGCATGGTGGGGGGCATTGTAGGCTGGAAACTAGCGGTGGCGATATTTTTTGTTGCGCCGTTTTTTGGGCTCTTCATGGGCATCCCGGTTTTACTATTTAAAAAAACTCACTTGATTCCTTATGGACCGTTTTTATCGCTGGCAACCCTGGTGTGTATCTTCTTCCAGGATTATTTTCTAGGAATTATCAATGTATATATTCAGCTCCTTACCGTGGTATTTACTGGATTCCATTCATAA
- a CDS encoding deoxyribonuclease IV, whose protein sequence is MLGCTVPTIGGLPKGFSWARKWGCECIQIYVTLSRRWDVPGLSEEEVFKFKSAWQDSPVKKVVAHVPYLVNLASPDKNLWQKSKERLRIELSRAGQFGVNFLVLHPGSYGNSNKLDGMKRTIEAIHAISNASDNQKTQILLETMAGQGTSIGSTFEEIAYILEEINNPEFIGVCFDTAHIFAAGYDIRGYKNYEMVLTEFDEIIGLNKMKAIHVNDSRANLGSRSDRHACIGEGKLGLEIFQAIMKDTRFLTIPKILEIPERGKRSEDNLRLLRKLQLISGHLPKSKNLQKQLIRKELYVNIS, encoded by the coding sequence ATGTTAGGATGTACCGTTCCCACAATAGGCGGATTACCGAAAGGATTTTCCTGGGCCAGAAAATGGGGGTGCGAATGTATTCAAATCTACGTAACATTATCACGCAGATGGGATGTACCCGGGTTATCCGAAGAAGAGGTTTTTAAATTTAAATCTGCCTGGCAGGACAGTCCTGTTAAAAAGGTTGTTGCTCATGTCCCCTATTTGGTAAACCTGGCTTCCCCGGATAAGAATCTCTGGCAGAAATCAAAAGAACGACTTCGGATAGAATTATCGAGGGCGGGACAATTTGGTGTAAATTTCCTGGTTCTTCATCCGGGAAGTTACGGAAACTCAAACAAACTGGATGGAATGAAGAGAACCATTGAGGCTATACATGCCATTTCAAACGCAAGCGACAATCAGAAAACTCAAATACTTCTGGAAACTATGGCTGGTCAGGGAACGTCAATAGGTTCTACCTTTGAAGAAATTGCTTACATCCTTGAAGAAATTAACAATCCCGAATTCATTGGTGTTTGTTTTGATACAGCGCATATCTTCGCGGCTGGATATGATATAAGAGGTTATAAAAACTATGAAATGGTGCTCACAGAATTTGATGAGATAATTGGGTTGAACAAAATGAAAGCTATTCATGTAAATGATTCCAGAGCAAATTTAGGTTCCCGCAGCGACCGTCATGCGTGTATCGGAGAGGGGAAACTGGGGTTAGAAATTTTCCAGGCAATTATGAAAGACACGAGGTTTCTTACGATACCAAAAATATTAGAGATTCCCGAAAGAGGCAAGAGGAGCGAAGACAATTTACGACTACTCCGAAAACTACAATTAATTTCTGGCCATCTTCCAAAATCAAAGAACTTACAAAAACAGCTCATACGAAAGGAATTATATGTCAATATCTCTTAA
- a CDS encoding glucose-1-phosphate adenylyltransferase: protein MDNVISVILGGGRGTRLYPLTKERSKPAVPLAGKYRLIDIPISNCLNSDLNKIYVLTQFNSASLHRHITRAYKFDNFSRGFIEILAATQTVESMNWYQGTADAVRQNLRFFNQPNIDFVLILSGDQLYRMNYEQLIKEHIRTGAEVTISVIPAERKDAPHLGILKIDEQSRIIDFFEKPKDGKVIDSFSLDASSFDRHGVSARGRTLLASMGIYIFNLEVLREVLKETNKTDFGKEIIPEIIKKRRVFAYFFDGYWEDIGTIKSFYEANLKMTSLTPSFDLFNEKAPIYTNPLFLPGSIINDSKITQSIIADGCIINKAEIHNSVIGIRSVIGKNVVIQDSIVMGADYYESEPNIRANRFKKIPDVGIGDNSRIRGAIIDKNVHIGENVTIENVKKLEQLDAENYMIRDYIVIIPKDSVIPSHTVI from the coding sequence ATGGATAATGTTATTTCAGTAATTTTGGGAGGGGGGCGCGGAACAAGGCTCTATCCCTTAACAAAAGAAAGATCGAAACCTGCCGTCCCGCTCGCCGGGAAATATCGGCTCATTGACATCCCCATCAGCAATTGTCTGAATTCCGATCTGAATAAGATTTACGTGCTCACGCAATTTAACTCAGCATCCCTTCATAGACACATAACACGGGCGTATAAATTTGATAACTTTTCCAGGGGTTTTATTGAAATCCTGGCTGCAACCCAGACCGTCGAAAGTATGAACTGGTATCAGGGTACTGCAGATGCCGTTCGGCAAAACCTTCGTTTTTTTAATCAGCCCAATATTGATTTTGTGTTGATACTCTCAGGTGATCAACTCTACAGGATGAATTATGAACAGCTCATTAAAGAACATATCAGAACCGGGGCGGAAGTGACTATTTCTGTAATTCCTGCAGAAAGAAAAGATGCCCCCCATTTGGGCATCTTAAAAATAGACGAACAAAGTCGGATTATCGATTTCTTTGAAAAGCCAAAAGATGGAAAAGTCATTGATTCTTTCTCCTTAGATGCATCTAGTTTTGACCGACATGGTGTTAGCGCCAGGGGTCGTACCCTTCTGGCCTCAATGGGTATTTATATATTTAACCTTGAGGTTTTGAGAGAAGTACTAAAAGAAACAAATAAAACAGACTTTGGCAAGGAAATCATCCCGGAAATTATAAAAAAAAGACGTGTGTTTGCTTATTTCTTTGATGGCTATTGGGAGGATATTGGAACTATAAAATCATTTTATGAAGCCAATTTGAAAATGACCTCTCTTACCCCCAGTTTTGACTTGTTTAATGAAAAGGCACCCATTTATACCAACCCGCTTTTCTTGCCCGGGTCAATCATCAACGACAGCAAGATTACTCAATCCATTATCGCGGACGGTTGTATTATCAACAAAGCGGAAATACATAATTCTGTGATTGGGATCAGGAGTGTTATTGGCAAAAATGTTGTTATTCAGGACTCAATAGTCATGGGTGCAGATTACTATGAATCAGAGCCAAATATTCGGGCAAATCGTTTTAAAAAGATACCGGATGTCGGAATTGGCGATAATTCCCGCATACGGGGGGCTATTATTGACAAGAATGTACATATTGGAGAAAATGTGACCATTGAAAATGTAAAGAAACTCGAACAGCTTGACGCAGAAAATTACATGATTCGTGATTACATAGTCATTATACCCAAAGACAGTGTTATACCATCACATACGGTCATATAA
- a CDS encoding DUF2156 domain-containing protein, with product MQYRIRRETILQLIDASLSKTTESNISIEEKCKIYGLNRLKIEDKRLFDKYGKEEGVNLCDYSFANNFIWKGSIELLWKLINNNFCLFGVTSKGMCMMLPPLGKNNIQNTLHECFSLMRQINDSSGFESYINYVYEDFLKLFDNSLYRIVESYPDYIYKTSDLIKLAGRKYEKKRNEINFFKKHYDASFEKFYSRHIADALLMVDQWKKEKVQESNLSNHNETHYQYSLIHEAEAAKCAIIFSEELGLSGAIITINGRTEGITLGENITSDTASVLIEKTNNDFQGMPQFIYQQFCSSDFSDVAYINAGEDWGIEGLRRAKMSYHPCMLAKKFLIYMK from the coding sequence GTGCAATACCGCATCAGGAGAGAAACCATTTTACAACTGATCGATGCTAGTCTCTCAAAAACAACAGAATCGAATATAAGTATTGAAGAAAAGTGCAAGATTTATGGTTTAAACAGGTTAAAAATTGAAGATAAAAGACTCTTTGACAAATATGGAAAAGAAGAAGGTGTAAATCTCTGTGATTATTCTTTTGCAAACAATTTTATATGGAAAGGCTCGATAGAATTATTATGGAAGCTGATTAATAATAACTTCTGCCTCTTTGGTGTGACATCCAAGGGCATGTGCATGATGCTCCCGCCGTTAGGGAAAAACAACATCCAAAACACCCTCCATGAGTGTTTTTCCCTGATGAGACAAATTAACGACTCCAGTGGTTTTGAATCTTACATCAATTACGTCTATGAAGACTTCCTGAAACTTTTTGACAATAGTCTATATCGTATTGTTGAAAGTTATCCTGACTACATTTACAAAACATCCGACCTCATAAAACTCGCCGGTAGAAAATACGAAAAAAAGAGAAACGAAATAAATTTTTTTAAAAAGCATTACGATGCTTCATTCGAAAAATTCTACTCCAGACATATCGCTGACGCACTTCTTATGGTGGATCAATGGAAAAAGGAAAAAGTCCAGGAGTCGAATCTTTCAAACCACAATGAAACCCATTATCAGTACAGCCTTATTCACGAAGCAGAAGCAGCTAAATGTGCAATCATCTTTTCTGAGGAATTAGGACTAAGTGGCGCAATCATAACAATCAACGGTCGAACTGAAGGGATTACGTTAGGTGAAAATATCACCTCTGATACGGCATCCGTCCTCATAGAAAAAACCAACAACGACTTCCAGGGCATGCCACAATTTATCTATCAGCAATTTTGCTCCAGTGATTTTTCTGATGTGGCTTACATCAACGCAGGCGAGGACTGGGGCATAGAAGGTCTTAGAAGGGCAAAGATGTCGTATCACCCGTGCATGCTTGCAAAGAAATTCCTTATCTATATGAAATAA
- a CDS encoding intradiol ring-cleavage dioxygenase: MNRLFLYIAFGFLFLTFADMGISRRETPLLGLTLAMAGEGAKSIQTTNTEPCKPTPPDALGPFYTPNAPERTSVGKGHILSGVVRTSVDCSPIAGARIECWLTGPDGKYDDDHRATMFADKEGAYKFESNFPPPYSGRPSHIHMKITAKGFRTLVTQYYPDMGKTEGEFDLVLIPVD; encoded by the coding sequence ATGAATCGACTATTCCTGTATATTGCCTTCGGCTTTTTGTTTCTGACCTTTGCAGACATGGGAATCTCCCGCAGAGAAACGCCCCTGCTCGGGCTAACCCTGGCAATGGCTGGGGAGGGGGCTAAATCTATTCAGACGACCAACACCGAACCGTGCAAGCCAACACCTCCTGATGCACTGGGGCCATTTTACACGCCAAATGCACCGGAACGAACCAGTGTTGGAAAAGGTCACATCCTGAGTGGTGTTGTCAGGACGAGCGTAGACTGTTCGCCTATTGCAGGAGCCAGGATCGAGTGCTGGCTGACTGGCCCGGATGGTAAATACGACGATGACCACCGCGCAACAATGTTTGCTGATAAAGAGGGGGCGTATAAATTTGAAAGCAATTTTCCACCGCCATACAGTGGCAGACCTTCACACATTCATATGAAAATCACGGCAAAAGGATTTCGAACATTGGTTACTCAATATTATCCCGATATGGGCAAGACCGAAGGCGAATTCGATTTAGTGTTAATTCCGGTAGATTAA